The following are encoded in a window of Halosolutus halophilus genomic DNA:
- a CDS encoding carbohydrate kinase family protein: MVSVLTAGHVNWDVTLRVDRLPVADGESAIRSQHQSGGGSAANVAAALAGLAVDTGLIGSVGDDDNGLLARRELEDAGVSLDGVRVVEGAPTAVKYLLVDDGGEVAVLGNDGVNEAVTPADLDRDRVRSARHVHLTGQRPDTAAAIARTAREAGVTVSFDPGRRLGDRDYGEALAAADVVFANGREAEAMLEDEYVGSDFSDRIVVVKSGGDGAEVHTPNGSYAHPGFDVDPLDTTGAGDAFAAGFIASTLAEDLRRGDADVERALEFANACGALTAAREGARSAPTRSEIEAFLADRF, from the coding sequence ATGGTCTCCGTGCTCACTGCCGGTCACGTCAACTGGGACGTGACGCTACGCGTCGACAGGCTCCCGGTCGCCGACGGCGAGTCCGCGATCCGCTCACAGCACCAGTCCGGCGGCGGCAGCGCCGCGAACGTCGCGGCCGCCCTCGCGGGACTCGCCGTCGATACCGGGCTGATCGGCAGCGTCGGCGACGACGACAACGGACTGCTGGCGCGACGCGAACTCGAGGACGCGGGCGTCTCACTCGACGGAGTCCGGGTCGTCGAGGGCGCCCCGACGGCCGTCAAGTACCTGCTGGTCGACGACGGCGGCGAGGTCGCCGTGCTGGGAAACGACGGCGTCAACGAAGCGGTCACCCCCGCGGATCTCGATCGGGATCGCGTCCGATCGGCCCGCCACGTCCACCTCACCGGACAGCGGCCCGACACCGCCGCCGCGATCGCCCGGACTGCACGCGAGGCCGGGGTTACCGTCAGCTTCGATCCCGGACGTCGACTCGGCGATCGCGACTACGGCGAGGCGCTCGCGGCGGCCGACGTCGTCTTCGCGAACGGTCGCGAGGCCGAGGCGATGCTCGAGGACGAGTACGTCGGGTCTGACTTCAGCGATCGGATCGTCGTCGTCAAGTCCGGCGGTGACGGCGCGGAGGTACACACGCCGAACGGCTCGTACGCGCATCCGGGGTTCGACGTCGATCCCCTCGATACGACCGGGGCAGGCGACGCCTTCGCCGCGGGGTTCATCGCGTCCACGCTGGCGGAAGACCTTCGACGCGGCGACGCCGATGTCGAGCGGGCGCTCGAGTTCGCGAACGCCTGCGGGGCGCTCACCGCAGCACGGGAGGGGGCTCGCAGCGCGCCGACGCGGTCGGAGATCGAGGCGTTTCTCGCCGATCGGTTTTGA
- a CDS encoding DUF63 family protein — translation MVLPEGFALPPWYFLVPLLVVLTGVVVLLWTVDPPVTDRTVLAFAPWMMFGSALHVLYQIGVYPDGIAVLFTTPSVYLVTATLAGGIWLLGVFLYAAGLQSSVSQFVGITGTAFFVAFATFAIVSRSGEGALDPFWPVIGVVVAGLVTAIAWLALSLWFTEVAAVTSITGVLVVFSHTLDGVSTAIGYDVLGVSENVPLSLLILEVGSNLPTAEYIGSGWLFVLVKVALALLILGLFKEYVQEAPRQARTILGLVAAVGLGPGVHNVLLFTLG, via the coding sequence ATGGTATTGCCCGAGGGATTCGCGCTCCCGCCGTGGTATTTTCTCGTGCCGCTTCTCGTCGTGCTGACAGGTGTCGTCGTACTGCTGTGGACGGTCGATCCACCGGTGACCGATCGAACGGTGCTCGCGTTCGCGCCGTGGATGATGTTCGGGTCGGCGCTGCACGTGCTCTACCAGATCGGGGTGTACCCGGACGGGATCGCAGTCCTGTTTACCACGCCGAGCGTCTACCTCGTGACGGCCACCCTCGCGGGCGGGATCTGGCTGCTCGGGGTGTTCCTCTACGCTGCCGGCCTCCAGTCGTCGGTCTCCCAATTCGTCGGCATCACCGGAACGGCGTTTTTCGTCGCGTTCGCGACGTTCGCCATCGTCAGCCGGTCGGGCGAGGGGGCGCTCGACCCCTTCTGGCCCGTCATCGGGGTCGTCGTCGCCGGACTCGTCACGGCGATCGCGTGGCTCGCGCTCAGCCTCTGGTTCACCGAGGTCGCCGCCGTCACGAGCATCACCGGCGTGCTCGTCGTCTTCAGTCACACGCTGGACGGCGTCTCGACCGCGATCGGTTACGACGTACTCGGCGTCAGCGAGAACGTTCCGCTGTCCCTGCTGATCCTCGAGGTCGGCAGTAACCTCCCGACGGCCGAGTACATCGGCAGCGGCTGGCTGTTCGTCCTCGTGAAAGTGGCGCTGGCGCTCCTGATCCTCGGGCTGTTCAAGGAGTACGTCCAGGAGGCTCCCCGACAGGCGCGGACGATCCTCGGACTGGTCGCCGCAGTGGGGCTCGGACCGGGCGTGCACAACGTCTTGCTGTTCACCCTCGGCTAG
- a CDS encoding ribose 1,5-bisphosphate isomerase, which translates to MEDEQPAVDPAVAATAEEIATMEIRGAATIADAAADALATQADGSDAADPAAFRAEMRAAAKELYETRPTAVSLPNALRYVLRGMEGDTVSELKASTIARAEEFRTELEQAQDQLGKVGANRLRDGDVVMTHCHSTDALSCIEAALDAGKSVEAIVKETRPRKQGHITARQLREWGVPVTLIVDNAARRYLDDADHVLVGADSIAADGGVINKIGTSGLAVNARERGVPVMVAAQTIKLHPDTMTGHTVAIEMRDETEVLSAAERADVTGDRPEDEGLVVENPGFDVTPPRYVDAIVTERGQFPPESIVTLMRDLFGETIGEPWEP; encoded by the coding sequence ATGGAAGACGAGCAGCCAGCCGTCGATCCCGCCGTCGCAGCCACGGCCGAGGAGATCGCGACGATGGAGATCCGCGGTGCGGCGACGATCGCCGACGCGGCGGCCGACGCACTCGCGACGCAGGCCGATGGATCCGACGCCGCCGATCCGGCGGCCTTCCGGGCCGAGATGCGGGCGGCCGCGAAGGAACTCTACGAGACCCGTCCGACTGCCGTCAGCCTTCCGAACGCCCTCCGGTACGTCCTCCGCGGGATGGAGGGAGACACCGTTTCGGAACTGAAGGCCTCGACGATCGCCCGCGCCGAGGAGTTCCGGACCGAACTCGAGCAGGCCCAGGACCAGCTCGGCAAGGTCGGGGCCAACCGACTCCGCGACGGCGACGTGGTGATGACCCACTGTCACTCGACGGACGCGCTCTCCTGTATCGAGGCCGCACTCGACGCCGGCAAGAGCGTCGAGGCGATCGTCAAGGAGACCCGACCGCGAAAGCAGGGCCACATCACGGCCCGCCAGCTCCGGGAGTGGGGCGTCCCGGTGACGCTGATCGTCGACAACGCGGCCCGGCGGTACCTTGACGACGCCGACCACGTCCTCGTCGGGGCCGACAGCATCGCCGCCGACGGGGGCGTCATCAACAAGATCGGGACGAGCGGCCTGGCCGTCAACGCGCGCGAACGCGGTGTGCCGGTGATGGTCGCGGCCCAGACGATCAAACTCCACCCCGACACGATGACGGGCCACACCGTCGCGATCGAGATGCGCGACGAGACGGAAGTGCTGTCGGCCGCTGAACGGGCCGACGTCACCGGCGACCGGCCGGAGGACGAGGGCCTCGTCGTCGAGAATCCCGGCTTCGACGTCACGCCACCGCGGTACGTCGACGCGATCGTCACCGAGCGGGGGCAGTTCCCGCCCGAAAGTATCGTGACCCTGATGCGAGACCTGTTCGGCGAGACGATCGGCGAACCGTGGGAACCGTAG